aatttaagcaaaaaatattattcaaaatatttaaaaattgccaCTTGAGAACATTCTTATCATCATTCCTGCAATCTAGTACAGTACAACAAAAGTGACAGTCAGCCAGTTGCAGTTTGATATTAATCTGAATAATCATCGGGAAGAAGTGTTGTGGAATAGTTCTTGTCTTAACTAAAAGTACAgtaccaaataattaaaaaaaataacaaatggaaattataaaaagattgaagtcttataaaatatatgcatgcTGAATGAAATTGTgtgaaataaattcattttaaccATATAATATGTAGCAAAATAAAAAAGGGGAAATTTAATTTATCCGATGACCACGTCAACATTAAGAAAAGTCAGTGACATTTACAGGTGCGTGCTGCAATGAAATCACCGGTATGACTTGAAATCAAGATATCTTTCAATGGATCATTTGTTTCACATTTACTTACTTTCATAACAGTTTTCCAGACCACAGTATAAACCATCTAGGAATCCATATGACGGCGAAACCagcaaaaatagaaaaattaacattttggtTTCACATATGTGTGCCATGTTGTCGTTTTATTTACATTCGATAGAGATGATCAGACAAAACGAAAAATTGAGACACGCGAACCCGATGTGAAAATTATTAACGTGAATGGCTTATGGCcaaaactcaaaataataatttaaagcgTTTGTACTtcgatatgattttattttcttacatGTAACCTATTCCATGCACGGGTCTGGGGAAAAAAGGGAGGtgtctgaatttaaaaaaaaaaaaattaagttaacgCTAAAcagtatttttgaaattttatttataaacttacatataaattaaatcTACTTTTTTCGCCATAAACTCGGAATTAAACTCTATTATTTTTAGAGTTAAACGATCTTAGCTATATGTATGATACTTTTCATTGgtgaaaaaagcaatttttgaaCAAATGACATATGGTCCtaattaattaagtttttttgcCTGTTGTTGCGTGACTGTGAAATGGCAGGCTCATATAGATGCATAATATTTAGACActaaatattaaacatgtttttttttaggtgTGTTGTATGTGCAAAGCATATCGACAATCATGAATGTTTCTGAAAAGAAACACATAGTATTTCGATCGGAATACACAAAATTTCTGTACTTGGTTCTAAGCGTTATATAAGTTACTCTGACACGTGACATAGCCTTCTTCCTCATTGGTGGAACTGCCATAGTGACGTCAGACTTTGagtgtattgtgacgtcataaacatTTTATCTGTTTTGGAATCAACAGGAATACTATTCACGATGGCTATTGTAAGACATACTACCCAATATTCCGatgtaagtattttaaaatcaaagtactttatgtacatgcatttctaTCGTGCTAGAACTTAATATCCTAAAGTATCCTAACTTGATGTGCAAGTACATGAAGATTTTATACTTTTGTAGGCCTACTTGGACATAAGCTATTATGTGCCACCACATCAATACACACCTGCGGATATTGAGATGGTAAAGACATTGACTTTAGTTTACTATCATATTAACTTTAATTCTATGTGGTGAATATGAATTGTGTCAATTTCTGTACTTTTCTTTTATTAGTACTTGATAAGTCCAAGACCGCAGTTTCCTCCACACGAGCCAGTAAGTAAACTAATTCAGAACAagttatttatatcaaaatccTCAACCAGACATATACTattgaattttatcaaattttatctATAATTTCAATCGATTGATAATATGATGTAAAATGCACGTTATTTTGTAGGCAGTACCAGTTAGAGAGTTTCTAATTGTGTCTGATTTGGTAAGCTATTTGTTTCTATCAGTTTTTTGTTTCTAGCGTTGAATTCTTCATGAATTGAATTAGTTGATGGTATATGTAATGTTTTCATGAATTATCATCCTTTTTAGAATGATTGGTTCGAGGATATATTAGATGAGGCAGAAGAGGAGATCGAAATAGAGGCAATTGTAAta
This genomic window from Magallana gigas chromosome 5, xbMagGiga1.1, whole genome shotgun sequence contains:
- the LOC105335176 gene encoding uncharacterized protein; this translates as MAIVRHTTQYSDAYLDISYYVPPHQYTPADIEMYLISPRPQFPPHEPAVPVREFLIVSDLNDWFEDILDEAEEEIEIEAIADPIARRDIVTAFFNATNIDYPKKKKTSWFRRGVRFLRRAIAPLRRRQ